AGTTCATGAAGGTGCTGCTACTATGGACTGGATGGAGCAGGAGCAAGAAAGAGGTATAACAATTACTTCAGCTGCTACTACTGCACAGTGGGCAGATCATAGAGTAAACATTATAGATACACCTGGCCACGTGGACTTTACTGTTGAGGTTGAAAGATCTCTTAGAGTTCTAGATAGTTCTGTAGCTGTATTCTGTGCAAAGGGTGGTGTTGAACCACAATCAGAAACTGTTTGGAGACAGGCGGACAAATATGGTGTACCTAGAATGGCGTTTGTAAACAAGATGGATATTACAGGTGCTGATTTCTACCGTGCCATTGACATGATGAAGGATAGATTAAAAGCAAATGCAGTACCGATTCAGTTGCCAATAGGGGCAGAAAATGATTTTATTGGTATAGTAGATCTTATAGATATGAAGGCGAGAATTTACAAAGATGACTTAGGTCAAGAAATAGAAGTAACTGATATTCCAGCTGAATTAGCAGAAAAAGCTGAAGAATACAGAATGGTATTAGTTGAAGCAGTAGCAGAAAATGATGAAGAATTAATGATGAAGTATCTTGAGGGTGAAGAACTTACTGAGGAAGAAATTAAGGATGGAATCAGAAAAGGAACTATAGGAAATACAATTGTTCCAGTACTTTGTGGTTCTGCTTACAAAAACAAGGGTGTACAGCTATTGCTAGATGCAGTAATTGCATACATGCCTTCACCACTAGAAATTCCACCGATCAAGGGTACTTTAGTTGATACTGAAGAAGAAGCTGTAAGACATGCGGATGATAGTGAGCCATTCTCAGCATTAGCATTTAAAATCATGGCTGACCCATATGTAGGAAAGCTTGCATTCTTCAGAGTTTACTCAGGAACTTTAAACTCAGGTTCATACGTTTACAATTCAACAAAGGGTAAAAAAGAAAGAATTGGACGTATCCTTCAAATGCATGCTAATAAAAGAGAAGAAATCTCTACAGTATATGCTGGTGATATAGCGGCTGCTGTTGGACTTAAATTCACTACAACTGGTGATACATTATCCGATGAGGATAATCAAATCATACTTGAATCTATGGAATTCCCAGATCCAGTTATTAGAGTTGCTATTGAGCCTAAAACTAGAGCTGGTCAAGAAAAAATGGGTATAGCATTATCAAAGCTTGCTGAAGAAGATCCAACATTTAAAACTTATACTGATGATGAAACTGGTCAGGTTATCATCGCTGGTATGGGTGAGCTTCACCTTGAAATAATCGTTGATAGATTATTAAGAGAATTTAAAGTTGAAGCTAATATAGGTAAACCACAGGTTGCTTATAGAGAAACTATTACAGCTGCTAGTGATGTTGAAGCTAAGTTCTCAAGACAATCCGGTGGTAGAGGTCAATATGGACATGTTAAGGTTAGAGTTACACCTCAAGAGCCTGGTGTTGGATATGAATTCGTTAACTCAGTAGTTGGTGGAGCTATTCCAAGGGAATACATTCCTGCAGTAGACAATGGTATCCAAGGTGCTATGGAAAATGGTATATTAGCTGGATACGAAGTAGTTGATGTTAAGGTTGAGCTTTACGATGGTTCATACCATGAGGTTGACTCATCGGAAATGGCATTCAAAATTGCTGGTTCTATGGCGTTTAAGGATGCTATGAAGAAGGGTAACCCAACACTTCTTGAGCCATATATGAAGGTTGAAGTAGTAGTTCCTGAAGAATATTTAGGAGATGTAATGGGTGATCTTAACTCTAGAAGAGGTAAGCTAGAGGGTATGGAAGCAAGAGCAGGTGCCCAGGTGAT
Above is a genomic segment from Maledivibacter sp. containing:
- the fusA gene encoding elongation factor G; its protein translation is MSRAFPLERTRNIGIMAHIDAGKTTTTERILFYTGRTHKIGEVHEGAATMDWMEQEQERGITITSAATTAQWADHRVNIIDTPGHVDFTVEVERSLRVLDSSVAVFCAKGGVEPQSETVWRQADKYGVPRMAFVNKMDITGADFYRAIDMMKDRLKANAVPIQLPIGAENDFIGIVDLIDMKARIYKDDLGQEIEVTDIPAELAEKAEEYRMVLVEAVAENDEELMMKYLEGEELTEEEIKDGIRKGTIGNTIVPVLCGSAYKNKGVQLLLDAVIAYMPSPLEIPPIKGTLVDTEEEAVRHADDSEPFSALAFKIMADPYVGKLAFFRVYSGTLNSGSYVYNSTKGKKERIGRILQMHANKREEISTVYAGDIAAAVGLKFTTTGDTLSDEDNQIILESMEFPDPVIRVAIEPKTRAGQEKMGIALSKLAEEDPTFKTYTDDETGQVIIAGMGELHLEIIVDRLLREFKVEANIGKPQVAYRETITAASDVEAKFSRQSGGRGQYGHVKVRVTPQEPGVGYEFVNSVVGGAIPREYIPAVDNGIQGAMENGILAGYEVVDVKVELYDGSYHEVDSSEMAFKIAGSMAFKDAMKKGNPTLLEPYMKVEVVVPEEYLGDVMGDLNSRRGKLEGMEARAGAQVIRAHVPLSEMFGYATDLRSKSQGRGNYTMQFSHYEAVPNSIAEKIMEGKK